In a genomic window of Curtobacterium sp. MCBD17_035:
- the mnmA gene encoding tRNA 2-thiouridine(34) synthase MnmA: MRVLAAMSGGVDSAVAAARAVDAGHDVVGVHLALSRMPGTLRTGSRGCCTIEDSMDAQRAAAAIGIPYYVWDFSERFAEDVVDDFVAEYSAGRTPNPCMRCNERIKFAALLEKALALGFDAVATGHYASIVTGADGSRELHRAAAWAKDQSYVLGVLTAEQLAHAMFPLGATPSKAEVRAEAAARGLTVAQKPDSHDICFIPDGDTRGWLADRVGTATGDIVERDGTVVGSHEGAHAYTVGQRRGLAIGHPAPDGRPRFVLEVRPKDNTVVVGPKEALAIAELAGARFTWAGAAPADPTLPFDCEVQIRAHADPVPAVARVAATPTGGTELVVTPAEPIVGVAPGQTAVVYVGTRVLGQCTIDRTVSAVPAVR; the protein is encoded by the coding sequence ATGAGGGTGCTGGCAGCGATGAGTGGTGGCGTCGACTCGGCCGTGGCCGCGGCCCGGGCCGTCGACGCCGGACACGACGTCGTCGGGGTCCACCTCGCGCTGAGTCGCATGCCGGGGACGCTCCGGACGGGCAGCCGTGGCTGCTGCACGATCGAGGACTCGATGGACGCCCAGCGCGCGGCAGCCGCGATCGGGATCCCGTACTACGTGTGGGACTTCTCCGAGCGGTTCGCCGAGGACGTCGTCGACGACTTCGTCGCCGAGTACTCCGCTGGCCGCACTCCGAACCCGTGCATGCGGTGCAACGAGCGGATCAAGTTCGCGGCGCTGCTCGAGAAGGCCCTGGCGCTCGGGTTCGATGCCGTCGCCACCGGGCACTACGCCTCGATCGTCACGGGTGCCGACGGTTCCCGCGAACTCCACCGTGCCGCGGCCTGGGCGAAGGACCAGTCCTACGTGCTCGGGGTCCTGACGGCGGAGCAGCTCGCGCACGCGATGTTCCCGCTCGGCGCGACGCCGTCGAAGGCCGAGGTCCGGGCCGAGGCCGCAGCACGTGGCCTGACCGTCGCCCAGAAGCCCGACAGCCACGACATCTGCTTCATCCCGGACGGGGACACCCGTGGGTGGCTCGCGGACCGCGTCGGCACGGCGACCGGCGACATCGTCGAGCGCGACGGCACCGTGGTCGGCTCGCACGAGGGCGCCCACGCGTACACCGTCGGGCAGCGGCGGGGGCTCGCCATCGGTCACCCCGCACCGGACGGGCGGCCGCGGTTCGTGCTCGAGGTGCGGCCGAAGGACAACACCGTCGTGGTCGGGCCGAAGGAGGCCCTGGCGATCGCGGAGCTCGCGGGTGCGCGCTTCACGTGGGCCGGTGCGGCCCCGGCCGACCCGACCCTCCCGTTCGACTGCGAGGTCCAGATCCGCGCCCACGCCGACCCCGTGCCGGCGGTGGCTCGGGTCGCCGCCACGCCGACCGGTGGGACGGAACTCGTCGTCACGCCGGCGGAGCCGATCGTCGGCGTCGCCCCCGGGCAGACCGCCGTCGTGTACGTCGGCACGCGCGTCCTCGGGCAGTGCACGATCGACCGCACGGTCTCGGCGGTGCCTGCGGTCCGCTGA
- a CDS encoding MFS transporter has product MSSRDATFDLRAVALSAFLPATLFAIGEGAIIPIIPIAAHSLGATLAFAGFVASLILVGELIGDVPSGWVVAAIGERTAMIGAALVSIVGLLVAVWSPNAVVLAVGVFLVGVSTAVFALARHAYMTTSVPIAIRARALSTLGGVFRFGYFVGPFLSAGLTHVTGSTQSAFWIHVVCCLAAAGVLLVVRDPVDGARGLRIRPRASRPSPARPAAASADPGGEAAREGAEGLFGTIRRHRAVLLRLGSGAGLIGAMRAGRQVILPLWAVSVGMDDSTAALVIGIAGAIDFALFYTSGQIMDRFGRLASALPCLGGLSLCYFLLAWSDHLDTRVVWFVGVAMLMSLANGVGSGILMTLGADLAPRTAPAPFLGAWRFTGDFGSAAAPLVISGVTAVASIAVASGVMGVLGIVGVGVLLRYVPRYLPRPLR; this is encoded by the coding sequence ATGAGCTCGCGCGACGCCACCTTCGACCTCCGCGCGGTCGCGTTGTCCGCGTTCCTGCCCGCGACGCTCTTCGCCATCGGCGAGGGCGCGATCATCCCGATCATCCCGATCGCGGCGCACTCGCTCGGGGCGACGCTCGCGTTCGCGGGGTTCGTCGCGTCGCTCATCCTGGTGGGCGAGCTCATCGGCGACGTGCCGAGCGGCTGGGTCGTGGCGGCGATCGGCGAGCGCACCGCCATGATCGGCGCGGCGCTCGTGAGCATCGTCGGCCTCCTCGTCGCGGTGTGGTCCCCGAACGCGGTCGTGCTCGCGGTCGGGGTGTTCCTGGTCGGGGTCTCCACGGCGGTGTTCGCCCTCGCGCGGCACGCGTACATGACGACCTCGGTGCCGATCGCGATCCGGGCCCGGGCGCTCTCGACCCTCGGCGGCGTGTTCCGCTTCGGGTACTTCGTCGGTCCGTTCCTGTCCGCGGGCCTGACGCACGTGACCGGCTCGACGCAGAGCGCGTTCTGGATCCACGTCGTCTGCTGTCTGGCGGCCGCGGGGGTCCTCCTCGTCGTACGCGACCCGGTCGACGGCGCACGCGGCCTCCGGATCCGGCCCCGGGCCTCCCGGCCGTCGCCCGCACGTCCCGCTGCCGCGTCCGCGGACCCGGGCGGTGAGGCCGCCCGAGAGGGCGCCGAGGGCCTGTTCGGCACGATCCGCCGACACCGCGCGGTGCTCCTGCGGCTGGGCAGCGGCGCGGGCCTCATCGGCGCGATGCGGGCGGGGCGTCAGGTGATCCTGCCGCTGTGGGCGGTGAGCGTCGGCATGGACGACTCGACCGCCGCGCTCGTGATCGGGATCGCCGGCGCGATCGACTTCGCGCTGTTCTACACGAGTGGTCAGATCATGGACCGGTTCGGCCGGCTCGCGAGCGCGCTGCCGTGCCTCGGGGGCCTGAGCCTGTGCTACTTCCTCCTGGCGTGGAGCGACCACCTCGACACCCGGGTGGTCTGGTTCGTCGGGGTCGCGATGCTGATGTCGCTCGCGAACGGCGTCGGATCGGGCATCCTCATGACCCTCGGCGCCGACCTCGCGCCGCGCACGGCGCCCGCGCCGTTCCTCGGTGCGTGGCGGTTCACGGGCGACTTCGGGAGCGCGGCAGCACCCCTCGTCATCTCGGGCGTCACGGCGGTCGCCTCCATCGCCGTCGCGAGCGGTGTGATGGGGGTGCTCGGGATCGTCGGCGTCGGCGTGCTGCTCCGGTACGTGCCGCGGTACCTCCCGCGCCCGCTGCGCTGA
- a CDS encoding VTT domain-containing protein, whose amino-acid sequence MTTVALALIPWLDPTYILHHFGSIAVLVLCAIIFAETGLLIGFIFPGDTLLVIAGLTAFDQHGHLGGLPIWLIALCVGAAAFLGGEVGYFIGRKVGPPIFERRESGLFSKSNVDRTYAFFDRFGALAVIVARFVPVVRTFAPIAAGVGRMSYRRYSLYNAIGALLWGTGVTFLGYVLGYIPPVAHFVRNYIDVILLAAVVVTVVPAALTYVRNARKAKRESDEHGTAGESTAR is encoded by the coding sequence ATGACGACCGTCGCACTTGCCCTGATCCCGTGGCTGGATCCGACCTACATCCTCCACCACTTCGGATCCATCGCGGTCCTCGTGCTGTGCGCGATCATCTTCGCCGAGACCGGCCTGCTCATCGGGTTCATCTTCCCCGGTGACACCCTGCTCGTGATCGCCGGACTCACGGCGTTCGACCAGCACGGGCACCTCGGCGGCCTGCCGATCTGGCTCATCGCCCTCTGCGTCGGCGCTGCCGCGTTCCTCGGTGGCGAGGTCGGGTACTTCATCGGTCGCAAGGTCGGTCCCCCGATCTTCGAGCGACGCGAGAGCGGTCTGTTCTCGAAGTCGAACGTCGACCGGACCTACGCGTTCTTCGACCGGTTCGGTGCACTCGCGGTCATCGTGGCCCGCTTCGTGCCGGTCGTCCGGACCTTCGCGCCGATCGCCGCCGGTGTCGGCCGCATGTCCTACCGCCGGTACTCGCTGTACAACGCGATCGGCGCGCTCCTCTGGGGCACCGGGGTGACGTTCCTCGGGTACGTCCTCGGCTACATCCCGCCGGTCGCGCACTTCGTGCGCAACTACATCGACGTCATCCTGCTCGCAGCGGTCGTCGTCACGGTCGTCCCGGCCGCGCTGACCTACGTGCGGAACGCGCGCAAGGCGAAGCGCGAGTCGGACGAGCACGGGACCGCGGGCGAGTCGACCGCCCGCTGA
- the rdgB gene encoding RdgB/HAM1 family non-canonical purine NTP pyrophosphatase: MTGAGAGADAAAGVHADAGAARDRVVVLATHNAHKVQELQRILGDALAGIRLVAYDGPEPVEDGDTFGANALIKARACAAHTGLPALADDSGIAVDALGGAPGIHSARYAGTRDDGDNLRLLLANMAGVVQRTAAFVCAAAFVAPSSDPATSAEWEHVEEAVWNGEVLEAPAGSGGFGYDPVFRPDDAWVSAAELSAAEKDALSHRSKAFRAIAPIVREYFGV, translated from the coding sequence ATGACCGGGGCCGGGGCGGGGGCCGACGCCGCCGCCGGGGTCCACGCCGACGCCGGGGCGGCGCGCGACCGCGTCGTCGTCCTCGCGACGCACAACGCGCACAAGGTCCAGGAGCTGCAGCGGATCCTCGGCGACGCACTCGCGGGCATCCGCCTCGTCGCCTACGACGGTCCCGAGCCGGTCGAGGACGGCGACACCTTCGGTGCGAACGCGCTGATCAAGGCGCGGGCGTGCGCGGCGCACACCGGACTGCCGGCCCTGGCCGACGACTCGGGCATCGCCGTCGACGCCCTCGGCGGGGCGCCCGGCATCCACTCGGCGCGCTACGCCGGGACCCGCGACGACGGGGACAACCTGCGACTGCTGCTCGCGAACATGGCCGGCGTGGTGCAGCGAACCGCGGCGTTCGTGTGCGCCGCGGCGTTCGTCGCGCCGTCGTCCGACCCCGCGACGTCGGCCGAGTGGGAGCACGTCGAGGAAGCCGTGTGGAACGGCGAGGTGCTCGAGGCCCCCGCGGGGTCCGGCGGCTTCGGGTACGACCCGGTGTTCCGACCGGACGACGCCTGGGTCTCGGCCGCCGAGCTGTCCGCGGCGGAGAAGGACGCCCTCAGCCACCGGTCGAAGGCGTTCCGTGCGATCGCGCCGATCGTCCGCGAGTACTTCGGCGTCTGA
- the rph gene encoding ribonuclease PH, with the protein MTDDGTRIDGRTATDHRPVTIERGWSAQAEGSALIAFGGTKVLCTASFTNGVPRWMAGKGTGWVTAEYSMLPRSTNERMQRESIKGKVGGRTHEISRLIGRSLRAVVDMKGLGENTIVLDCDVLQADGGTRTASITGAYVALADAIAWGRERGFVGKKATPLTDSVAAISVGIVGGVPMLDLAYEEDSRADTDMNIVTTGAGTFVEVQGTAEHAPFDRAELDTLLDLGLAGTASLAAIQRAVLAEAATA; encoded by the coding sequence ATGACCGACGACGGCACCCGCATCGACGGACGCACCGCCACCGACCACCGTCCCGTGACCATCGAGCGCGGCTGGAGCGCCCAGGCGGAGGGCAGCGCGCTCATCGCCTTCGGCGGCACAAAAGTGCTCTGCACGGCGTCCTTCACGAACGGCGTCCCGCGCTGGATGGCGGGCAAGGGCACCGGGTGGGTGACCGCGGAGTACTCGATGCTCCCGCGCTCCACGAACGAGCGCATGCAGCGCGAGTCGATCAAGGGCAAGGTCGGCGGGCGGACGCACGAGATCTCGCGGCTGATCGGCCGGTCGCTCCGTGCCGTCGTCGACATGAAGGGACTCGGCGAGAACACCATCGTGCTCGACTGCGACGTCCTGCAGGCCGACGGCGGGACCAGGACGGCGTCCATCACGGGCGCGTACGTCGCCCTCGCCGACGCGATCGCCTGGGGCCGCGAGCGCGGGTTCGTCGGCAAGAAGGCGACGCCGCTCACGGACAGCGTCGCCGCGATCTCCGTCGGGATCGTCGGCGGCGTGCCGATGCTCGACCTGGCGTACGAGGAGGACTCGCGCGCGGACACCGACATGAACATCGTCACGACGGGCGCCGGGACCTTCGTCGAGGTGCAGGGCACCGCCGAGCACGCTCCGTTCGACCGGGCCGAGCTCGACACGCTGCTCGACCTCGGGCTCGCCGGAACGGCCTCGCTCGCGGCGATCCAGCGTGCCGTCCTCGCCGAGGCGGCGACGGCATGA
- the murI gene encoding glutamate racemase → MTDAPIGVFDSGVGGLTVARAIIDQLPRESMRYVGDTAHSPYGPKRIADVRRYALEVMDDLVDQGVKALVIACNTASSAVLRDARERYEQAYGIPVVEVIQPAVRAAVKQSRTRRIGVIGTIGTIGSRSYEDAFAAASDVTLTLAACPRFVEFVEAGDTASPALRAVAEQYLAPIRAADVDTLVLGCTHYPLMSAAIQYVMGPDVTLVSSAEETANDVYRRLVEHGIERTATTPPTYAFDTTGTDRAGFIRLARRFLGPEVSRVGHLETGAIDLPRIPATTGRTP, encoded by the coding sequence GTGACGGACGCGCCCATCGGAGTCTTCGACAGCGGTGTCGGCGGCCTCACCGTCGCCCGCGCGATCATCGACCAGCTGCCGCGCGAGTCGATGCGCTACGTCGGGGACACCGCACACTCGCCGTACGGCCCAAAGCGGATCGCCGACGTCCGCCGGTACGCGCTCGAGGTCATGGACGACCTGGTGGACCAAGGGGTCAAGGCGCTCGTCATCGCCTGCAACACGGCGAGCTCCGCCGTGCTCCGGGACGCCCGGGAGCGCTACGAGCAGGCCTACGGGATCCCGGTCGTCGAGGTGATCCAGCCCGCCGTGCGCGCCGCGGTCAAGCAGAGCAGGACGCGCCGGATCGGCGTCATCGGCACGATCGGCACCATCGGTTCGCGGTCCTACGAGGACGCCTTCGCGGCGGCCTCGGACGTCACGCTGACCCTCGCCGCCTGTCCCCGGTTCGTCGAGTTCGTGGAGGCCGGGGACACCGCCTCGCCCGCGCTCCGCGCCGTGGCCGAGCAGTACCTCGCGCCGATCCGCGCCGCCGACGTCGACACGCTCGTGCTCGGCTGCACCCACTACCCGCTCATGTCCGCCGCGATCCAGTACGTCATGGGTCCGGACGTCACCCTCGTCTCGAGCGCCGAGGAGACCGCGAACGACGTCTACCGTCGACTCGTCGAGCACGGCATCGAGCGGACGGCGACGACGCCGCCGACGTACGCGTTCGACACCACCGGGACCGACCGCGCCGGCTTCATCCGGCTCGCCCGCCGGTTCCTCGGACCGGAGGTCTCCCGCGTCGGTCATCTCGAGACCGGCGCGATCGACCTGCCACGCATCCCAGCCACCACCGGAAGGACACCATGA
- a CDS encoding nicotinate phosphoribosyltransferase, which produces MTTALLTDQYELTMVDAALKDGTADRRCVFEVFARRLPDGRRYGVSAGLGRFLALLDEFRFDDDDIAFLRDRRIVAPGTADWLAGYRFRGDVRAYREGEVYFPNSPILQIEGTFAEAVVLETLALSVLNADSAVASAAARMVSAADRRPLAEMGSRRTGERSAVAAARAAYVAGFGATSNLEAGRVFGIPTMGTAAHAFTLLHDSEEAAFRSQLAALGDGTTLLVDTFDIERAVETAVRLTDGHLGAVRIDSGDLPSVVATVRAQLDRLGATSTKITVTNDLDEYTIAALRAAPVDSYGVGTSVVSGSGHPAAGMVFKLVAHEDASGAWVPVAKKSADKATVGGAKTAGRRLQDGVAVAEVLRVGGAPADDERPLLVPVVTHGEVDDAFLGVHGVDAARRHHRRAKAELPADAERIGRGEPAVPTLYA; this is translated from the coding sequence GTGACCACGGCCCTCCTTACCGACCAGTACGAGCTCACGATGGTGGACGCCGCCCTCAAGGACGGCACCGCGGACCGCCGCTGCGTGTTCGAGGTGTTCGCACGGCGCCTGCCCGACGGCCGCCGGTACGGGGTGTCCGCGGGACTGGGACGGTTCCTCGCCCTGCTCGACGAGTTCCGCTTCGACGACGACGACATCGCGTTCCTCCGCGACCGACGCATCGTCGCCCCCGGCACCGCGGACTGGCTCGCGGGCTACCGGTTCCGTGGCGACGTCCGGGCGTACCGGGAAGGCGAGGTGTACTTCCCGAACTCGCCGATCCTCCAGATCGAGGGCACGTTCGCCGAGGCGGTCGTGCTCGAGACACTCGCGCTCAGCGTGCTCAACGCCGACTCGGCGGTCGCGTCCGCCGCGGCGCGCATGGTGTCGGCGGCCGACCGCCGCCCCCTCGCCGAGATGGGGTCGCGCCGGACCGGGGAACGCAGCGCGGTCGCCGCCGCCCGGGCGGCCTACGTGGCGGGGTTCGGGGCGACGAGCAACCTCGAGGCCGGCCGCGTCTTCGGCATCCCGACGATGGGCACGGCCGCACACGCCTTCACGCTCCTCCACGACTCCGAGGAGGCCGCGTTCCGGTCACAGCTCGCGGCACTCGGTGACGGCACGACCCTGCTCGTGGACACCTTCGACATCGAGCGCGCGGTCGAGACGGCGGTCCGACTGACCGACGGACACCTCGGTGCGGTCCGCATCGACAGCGGCGACCTGCCGAGCGTCGTCGCGACCGTGCGCGCGCAGCTCGACCGTCTGGGAGCGACGTCGACGAAGATCACGGTGACGAACGACCTCGACGAGTACACGATCGCCGCGCTCCGGGCAGCCCCCGTCGACTCGTACGGCGTCGGCACGAGCGTCGTGTCCGGCAGCGGTCACCCGGCGGCGGGCATGGTGTTCAAGCTCGTTGCACACGAGGACGCCTCGGGAGCGTGGGTGCCGGTCGCCAAGAAGTCCGCCGACAAGGCGACGGTCGGTGGTGCGAAGACCGCGGGGCGCCGGCTGCAGGACGGTGTCGCGGTCGCCGAGGTCCTGCGCGTGGGCGGTGCTCCCGCGGACGACGAACGGCCCCTGCTCGTGCCGGTCGTGACGCACGGCGAGGTCGACGACGCGTTCCTCGGCGTGCACGGGGTCGATGCTGCGCGCCGGCATCACCGCCGGGCGAAGGCCGAGCTCCCGGCGGACGCCGAACGGATCGGTCGCGGCGAACCGGCCGTCCCCACGCTGTACGCGTGA
- a CDS encoding DUF3039 domain-containing protein, which yields MSTMEPGGGGLDVMDRELEQLLEDEGVEPGDHERFSHYVKKEKILESAMTGKPVKALCGKKWTPGRDPEKFPVCPTCKEIYERMRDE from the coding sequence ATGAGCACGATGGAACCGGGTGGTGGCGGCCTCGACGTGATGGACCGCGAGCTCGAGCAGCTCCTCGAGGACGAGGGCGTCGAGCCCGGGGACCACGAGCGCTTCTCGCACTACGTGAAGAAGGAGAAGATCCTCGAGTCCGCGATGACGGGCAAGCCCGTCAAGGCGCTGTGCGGCAAGAAATGGACGCCAGGACGTGACCCGGAGAAGTTCCCGGTCTGCCCCACCTGCAAGGAGATCTACGAGCGCATGCGCGACGAGTAG
- a CDS encoding ABC transporter permease translates to MVAQLLRLRLDSLGGALRRSASRSVLVVVAALAAFVAAACAAAAVAGVRDDTASTAAALVVPVGALVALGFTLVPFALGEGDQLDPRRFATFGIGRRDLTLGLGVAGLVGVPTVAVAVVAVAQVVAWSRGVGTTLLALLSAVLVVLTCALLARVTATLGAWLFAAHRTRDAGWLVALVVVVLGLPALSLVVMAARHDPVSASVRHAARAAGWTPWGAAWSFPAAAAGGHVGAAVGQLVVALAVVGVLGWAWWALVGTLLEHVDAGRRTRRYRTLGWFDQLPAHPVGAVAARSLTYWSRDPRYRSSYLVLLFVPIVVLPLGVAGMPWHWTALVPLPIMALIAGFLPHNDASYDNTAVWLHVASGAPGWSDRLGRLVPVLVVGVPALVIGAVVSVWLYGDPSLLPVVLGVAGCALLTGLGLSSIASALLPYPAVRPGDHPFRQPQATGALAVTAQSATIVVTVLLTLPAGWFAVRAFRDGPHPWALATLGSGIAIGVVVLVIGVFVGGRLFDRSGPDILAAAQRN, encoded by the coding sequence ATGGTTGCACAACTCCTCCGACTGAGACTCGACTCGCTGGGCGGCGCGCTCCGCCGGTCCGCGTCCCGCTCCGTCCTCGTCGTGGTCGCCGCGCTGGCCGCGTTCGTCGCAGCCGCATGCGCCGCCGCCGCCGTGGCCGGGGTCCGCGATGACACCGCGTCCACGGCTGCGGCCCTCGTCGTGCCGGTCGGCGCACTCGTGGCGCTCGGCTTCACGCTCGTCCCGTTCGCGCTCGGGGAGGGGGACCAGCTCGACCCACGGCGCTTCGCCACGTTCGGTATCGGCCGTCGTGACCTCACCCTCGGGCTCGGCGTCGCCGGACTCGTCGGGGTGCCGACCGTGGCCGTGGCCGTCGTCGCCGTGGCGCAGGTGGTCGCCTGGAGCCGGGGCGTCGGCACGACACTGCTCGCGCTGCTGTCCGCGGTCCTCGTCGTGCTCACCTGCGCGCTCCTCGCACGGGTGACGGCGACGCTCGGCGCCTGGTTGTTCGCCGCGCACCGCACCCGCGACGCCGGCTGGCTCGTCGCACTCGTGGTGGTGGTCCTCGGCCTGCCGGCGCTCTCGCTCGTGGTCATGGCGGCCCGACACGACCCCGTGTCGGCGAGCGTCCGGCACGCGGCACGGGCCGCCGGTTGGACCCCGTGGGGTGCGGCGTGGTCGTTCCCCGCGGCCGCCGCGGGCGGGCACGTGGGGGCCGCCGTGGGGCAGCTCGTCGTCGCCCTCGCCGTCGTCGGCGTGCTCGGGTGGGCGTGGTGGGCACTCGTCGGCACGCTGCTGGAACACGTCGACGCGGGTCGTCGCACTCGGCGGTACCGGACGCTCGGCTGGTTCGACCAGCTCCCGGCGCACCCGGTCGGCGCCGTGGCCGCGCGGAGCTTGACCTACTGGAGCCGCGACCCGCGCTACCGGTCGTCGTACCTCGTGCTCCTGTTCGTGCCCATCGTGGTGCTGCCGCTCGGCGTCGCGGGCATGCCGTGGCACTGGACCGCGCTCGTGCCGCTGCCGATCATGGCGCTCATCGCCGGGTTCCTGCCCCACAACGACGCCTCGTACGACAACACCGCGGTGTGGCTCCACGTCGCGTCGGGGGCACCGGGGTGGAGCGACCGGCTCGGTCGGCTCGTGCCCGTGCTCGTCGTCGGCGTACCCGCCCTGGTGATCGGCGCGGTGGTGTCCGTCTGGCTCTACGGCGACCCGTCGCTGCTGCCGGTGGTGCTCGGCGTGGCCGGGTGCGCACTGCTCACGGGCCTCGGGCTGTCGAGCATCGCGTCCGCGCTCCTGCCGTACCCGGCGGTCCGACCGGGCGACCACCCGTTCCGGCAGCCGCAGGCCACGGGCGCGCTCGCCGTCACCGCGCAGTCCGCGACGATCGTCGTGACCGTGCTGCTGACCCTGCCCGCCGGATGGTTCGCCGTGCGCGCGTTCCGTGACGGTCCGCACCCCTGGGCGCTCGCGACGCTCGGCTCGGGCATCGCCATCGGGGTCGTGGTGCTCGTGATCGGCGTGTTCGTCGGCGGCCGGCTCTTCGACCGCTCCGGGCCGGACATCCTCGCTGCGGCGCAGCGGAACTGA